GCAAAACATACTGAGACAACAGAGTCCATTGATGATTACCATCACATTTGGTGTACTCGTCAGCCCTCCCTTGCTTCGACTCTGATGAACCGTGCTAAGTTCGAGCGCGATGTCTTAAAAATGAATAAGGAAATGGGGGCTAGTTTTTACAACGGTCGTGTAGTCGATGTAGAATTAACTCCTGGTGATGCCCTCAACATTGTAAAAGTGAAAGTGGGTGATGAGTACTTTGAACTTCAAGCCAAACATGTTGTTGATGCTGCTGGGCGCAGGTTGATTATTGGGCGCAAAACAGATAATGTCATCTCTGATTCTGAAGACTTGTATGGTGTCAACAATGGCTCAGCCTGGGTAAGGGTGAAAAATGTCGATCGCACAATTTTTCACAGTGGTTATGACCCCCTAGGTGCGACATGCAGCCATTATTATGCCACCAACCACATGATGGGACACGGGCATTGGGTATGGGTAATTCCTACAGATACCCAAACAATGGAAGTTTCCATTGGCATAGCTCATCATCATCAAGTAATCCCAGCTAGCAGTGTCAACACCAAAGAAAAGTTTTATGCCTTTTTAAAAGAAAATCATAATATCCTTTATCAACTAGTCAAGAGTGGAGAAGATATCGACTTCCATTACTTACCAAGATTGGCTCATAGAAGTAAGACTATGTTCTCTCAAGACAACTGGTATGTAGTTGGCGATGCAGCGGCTATCTTCGATCCGTTCTATTCCTTGGGAATGGTGATGATGACCTTTGCTATTGAGAGTAGCACAGAAATTATTCGCGCAAAGTTGGCAGGGGAGCCAGACGCAGAGAAAAAACGGGCTGTTTATAACGCTTTCAATCTGGGAACCATACGCTCTAACAATCATCTGATCCACGCTCACGACAGGCAACTTGGTGATGCTAGCATCATGAGCTGGCGGATATTTTTAGAAAATATGTGGTGGTTCGGAATTATAGTGCCTTTGTATGTAGGAAAATGGCACTTGGATCTGAAGTTTCTCCGCAAGTTTGGCAAACAAGGTCGTCATATTATTACCTCTTTGATGACTGATGTTTATAAACAGTTCGATGAACTGATCGAACGAGGAGCCAACCTGGGGATGATGTATACCCATCGAGCTGATCAACTACCTTTTCATTACTATGTAACTAGGGACTACGATACTTATTTACAAGACACTAAGTATGAACCCAAACGGGCCAATGTTTTTGTCTACATGAAAAACACTTACTTTTTTGTTGCTCTGTGGTATATAAAGTTCCTATGGAAAGGTTTTGGCATTAGTGGCTTGTTATCACCGCGCAATCTCCACCATATATTCAAGTTATTGAAAGCATCTGGTGAATGTGCATTGGATGAATTGATATTCAAGTTTCAGACCAGAAACATGCCAGCTAGCAATGTCATTGCCAAGGCTAGGGAAGAGTTCCAAAGTTATGAATACCGACCTGAGTTACAGCCTTGGATACAAAAGGGAACTGAACAATCATTGCCATCAAATGGTAAAAATGCAGCAAAAGTTCCAGAGCTAGCTAATCTGATGGCTGAATTACATTCTGAGATCAGACGTTAAAAAACTTGTTAGTGGTGATGGTGTTTGAGAATTAGACAACGAGCCTATATCATTTTGGGTTTTGTGAATCAATCTCTGGCGATCGCTTTTCCAATTGGTATGACCTCAAACATCATCACATTCAACTCAAACATTTAGAAATACACGTAGGGTGGGCAAAGCCCACCAAAACCTGGATGTGATTGGTAAAGCCGACTCTACATTACTTAAACATTTAGTCAGTCAAAGGAAAAAGTCAATGAACAATACTCAGTCTCAA
Above is a window of Nostoc sp. UHCC 0702 DNA encoding:
- a CDS encoding tryptophan 7-halogenase; translation: MNNTKFYDVVIMGAGIAGVSQARHLLLNIPNIKVALVDPRPEERTEKDLKVGESTVEISTMFFGKELGLYDYLIENHPPKYGLNFHWAKHTETTESIDDYHHIWCTRQPSLASTLMNRAKFERDVLKMNKEMGASFYNGRVVDVELTPGDALNIVKVKVGDEYFELQAKHVVDAAGRRLIIGRKTDNVISDSEDLYGVNNGSAWVRVKNVDRTIFHSGYDPLGATCSHYYATNHMMGHGHWVWVIPTDTQTMEVSIGIAHHHQVIPASSVNTKEKFYAFLKENHNILYQLVKSGEDIDFHYLPRLAHRSKTMFSQDNWYVVGDAAAIFDPFYSLGMVMMTFAIESSTEIIRAKLAGEPDAEKKRAVYNAFNLGTIRSNNHLIHAHDRQLGDASIMSWRIFLENMWWFGIIVPLYVGKWHLDLKFLRKFGKQGRHIITSLMTDVYKQFDELIERGANLGMMYTHRADQLPFHYYVTRDYDTYLQDTKYEPKRANVFVYMKNTYFFVALWYIKFLWKGFGISGLLSPRNLHHIFKLLKASGECALDELIFKFQTRNMPASNVIAKAREEFQSYEYRPELQPWIQKGTEQSLPSNGKNAAKVPELANLMAELHSEIRR